CGCTTCGAGTGAGGCGTTCGGACAGCCAGCAGGCTCTGAGATCATCACAAAGAGGCACACGGAATCGTGAAAAGCGCCCAGTTCACTCAACTCACCACACCACTCGATGGGCAGATCCTGCGCGGTGACTCGCAAGGCCTCTGCATAAGCCTCCTGACCTCCATCTGGCCCCCCAGCGATGCGCAGTCGTGCCTGGGGGCACTGCGCATGCACTTGGCGAAAAGCGGCGATTAGATCCTCGATGCGTTTGTGCGGATGCAGACGTGCCGCAGTGCCTAGCGTCCACTCGGTGCCTTCAGGCTCGGTTTGGAAAGATCGCAGCGGCACGCCATTGGGAATATGACGGACGACAGGACATCGCAGCGTCGCCTTCGCCTGCACCAACTCGCTTTCATGCTTCACTATCACAGCGCTCAAACGCTGTCCGTAAGCCGCAGCATCCTGATCGGGCCATCCAGGCCGTGGTCGGTAAAAATATCGCTCCAGCGAGGTGAAGAACATCTCTCCAGGACTCACGTCCAACACCGAAATGCGGTGCATCGCCTCAGCGAGCAGGATTTTGTATTCAGGGATCACATTCCAAAATAAAACAAGCTGTGGTGGCCGCGCTGCGAGGTCCTGGAGCAATGGGCGGAGGGCCACCGCCGCGTCACATGTCCCCGTCGGAGAGAGTGAGAGCACCTCGATTCCTGCGGCGCGGAGCGATTCACTGCCAGGGGAGGCCTCCGGCTCCTGCAGCACCACAGCACGGGCTGGGATGCCGATGTGACGCAGTAGCCGCCTCGCGCTAGATTGAGCACCACCGGTGAAAAAATGGTTCGTCACCAGCATCAGGCCGCAGCGCGGCTTCTCCGACGCGATGAGCATCGCATGCGCCAAAAAAGCATGGCGAGCGGCCATGACCTCGGCGGTGAAATCTGGCGCGAGTGAGCCACTGGAGCGGCGCTGAGGTGCCATCTCACGGATCGCCGCTGCGAAATCCGCTGTGGTGGCATCCACAGGCAGGATGCGCATCATTCCCGGATGCCGCCGTGCGATGTCCGAGGCACCGCCGACATCCGTACACACGACAGGCACGCCACAAGCCACCGCTTCGAGCTGCGCGAGGCTCATGCCCTCATGCAGGCTCGTCGAGACAAAAACATCCACGCGTGCGAGCAAGCATGGGATGTCCTCCACCGCGCCTAACCACTCCACATCGGCCTCACGGCCATATTGGCGGCTTTTTTCACGGCAGAGCTCCACCTCACGCTGCGCATCGGGATGGCGAGTGGAGGCCTCACCCGCGATAGAGAGGCGAGCCCCTGGCAGCAGCGCCAGCACGTCCATGAGCATGGGCAGTCGCTTTTGGGGCCGTGGATTGGCCACCGCAGCGATTCGTAAGCGATCCCCTTTTTCATGTGCATGCGGCGTTGGCGGCGAAATGCCATTCCACACCGTGCGCACCTGCATCTGCGGGAAATAGGCCTCCATCTCGTCCGTGACGGCTTGGGAGCATCCTAGTAGAAGCGTCTTGGGCCGTGTGGTGAGCTTTTCGATCTCCTCCGGCCAACCTAGGCGCTGATTGTGAAAAGTAACCATCATCGGCACCGCTGCATCGACACGGCTGAGTGTATCTCCGTCAATGAGATGTCCGTGCAGCACATCCGCACCAGTTTCACGCAGGGCGCGGTGGATTTCCTCACTACGAATGACCGCATCCGGCGGCGTCTGGCGTGCGATGACATCCGCAGGCACCGGAAAAGTGGCCCGCCCGGCCGTGCCGAGTGTCAGCAGCACACTCGCCACATCATGGCGTGGCAGCCACTCATGCAGATTCAGCGCTAAGCGCTCGGCACCGCCGCGTTGCAGACTGGTGATGGCTTGGAGCACTCGCAGCCGCTCATCACGGCACACATCCAGCGCCGCGTGGCGAAAAACCGGCCATCCATGCGCCAATGCATACGTCACCATCTCACTCATTTCAGACGGCAGATCATGTGCAGCAGCGGCGGCATCACTGAGCCATAGACTATGCATCGGCGGCATCTCATGAGGTCGAAAGACGCCGCCATTTTGCCGCAGCAGCTCCATCCATCGCTGCGTCGGCCTCCGGTCTATCCCCAGCTCACAGCCCAGCAGCACACAGGGGATGGTGATGCGGGAGGGGATGGGGCTCACCACGCCGCGCGGCACCCAGGAGCCCGCACGCAGCAGCCACCTACCATCTATCTGCTCAGTAACCGACACGCTGCGCCGCGTGCGTGCCGCCCACCAGGGTGGATCAGCCGCTGCCCGCCCGTCGTCTGCACGCGCACACTATGTGGCCTCTCACCCGTGAAGATGAACTGCCCCTCTGGCCCCGGCGTGAACGTCACCTGATCCACGATCACGCGTGAGCCGATGTCTGCCGTGTACTCGATCACATCACCCACCGCCTCCGCTGGGCCGATGATGTAAAAGCCCGAGTCTGCCATGCGGAATGAAAAACGCTGCGGCAACGGCGGTGGACCATTGCCGAAATGATCCGCCACCTCATCCGGCGAAAGCGCATCCAGCCCTGCACGATGCCCTCCGCTAAAACCACCCATGCTCTTGAGGAACTTATACGCAACGAGAGCGACCCCACCCAAAGGCAGCAAAGAGAAGATGCCTAAACCGCCGCCGCTTGGCCCGGAAGATGATGCATAGGAATGCGATCGTGATGAAGATGGTTGGGTTCTTGGAAAAGACGTAGGCGATGGCGAAACCGTGGACGCAGACTGGGAGGCAATAGTACTGCGAGGTGTCATCGTCTTCGTCTTAGACGCTGTGGACACCAGTTTTGGCCTCTCCACTACGCTGCACACGATGCGGAATCCATTGTCCGCATTTCGACTGCGGGGATCGTTGCGGTAACGCTCCGCTGAGCGCGAGTGGCTCACATCACTCAAACACGAGCCCCCACGCAGCACCATGCGTGGCTTATCACTCAGGTTGCGATTACGCTGAAGCGGATCGGTGCTGCTGCCAGATGAGTAGGGAGCATACCAGTCCGCGCACCACTGCCACACAGGTCCGTAGCAATCATACAGGCCCCAGGCGTTCGGCTTTTTCTGGCCCACTGGATACGTCTGCCCATCGCTATTGGCACGGAACCACGCCACCTCATTCACCGGCTCCGCATACAGAGCTCCCGCACTCCCAGCGCGGCAGGCATACTCCCACTGCGCCTCCGTCGGCAGAGAGCATGCTCGTCGCGTCTTGCGCTCGATCCATTGGCAAAAAAACTGCGCATCCTCCGCGCTCACGATGACGACTGGGTGCTCATCCGTCTGCGGAAAGCCGGCGTTCTTCCAGGAATAGAACTTCTTTTGCACCAGTTTCCCATTCTCCACACCGAAGCCGCCACTTTGGCCTTTCTCCGCCTCCGTGCGGAAGCTCGTGCTTCGTGCGAAAGCGGCGAATTGCCCACGCGTGACCGGATACTTGCCAATGTAAAAGTCACTCGTCAGCGTGACGGAGCGTAGCGGTCCCTCATCCGGCTCACGCCCAACCTCAGGGGCCGTTGAGCCCATCTGGAATGTGCCAGCTCGCACCAGCATCATCTCCAGGCTCACACCAGCTCCCAGATCCAGCCGCAATGTCGGCGGCGGCGTCTGAGCATGGAGTGAAAGTGCGGTCAGCAGCAGAAAAAGCGCGGATCTCATAGTGGGCAGAAAGTGCAGGGAACTCACAGACTCTCAAGAGCGGCATTTGCCACCTTCACATCGCGGCTTAATCTCCACCTCCATCCCATGGCAGATTCATCCTCACTCAACTGGAACTCGCACAACGTCACCCGCGGCTGGCAGCGCGGCATCACCGCCTTTTTCTGGGGCCTCGGTTTTAAAGAAGAAGACTTCCAAAAAGCCCAAATCGGCATCGCTACGCCCTTGCTCGATGGGAACATCTGCAACGTCCACTCCCACGAGCTCGCCAAGCTCATCGCCCAGGGCTGCGCAGACGCAGGCATGATCGGCTTCCCCTTTGGCGTCTCACCAGCCAGTGACAACATCACACAGGGCAACATCGGCGGCGCGGCATCGCTCTGCTCACGCAATCTCATGGCCAATGGTGCTGAGATGGTCTGCACCGCACACAGCTACGATGCCATGATCGGCCTGCACCATTGCGATAAAAACGGCCCCGCCTTTGCCATGGCGCTGGCGCGGATGAATTTCCCCGGACTCATCGTCAATGGCGGCAGCATCATGCCTGGCTGTCACAAAGGCCAGTCCACCAGCATCCTCGATGTCTATGACGCCGCGGCAAAGGAAGCGCAGGGCACCATGAGCTGGGATGAGAGTGAGCAGATCATCCGCACTGCATGCCCCGGCCCCGGCGGCTGCGGCATCGCGGCTTCTTTTAATACCTGGGGCATCACACTGGAGGCCATGGGCCTCAGCCTGCCTGATACATCCTCCATGCCCGCCATCGAGGCCGGGAAGCGCGAGGAATGTCTCCGCGTCGGCATGGCCATGCGCAACCTGCTCGAAAAAAACATCCGTCCGCGTGACATCATCACCAAGCAATCACTCCGCAATGCCATGAGCGCCATCGCCGCCATCGGCGGCAGCACCAATGGCGTCCTGCACCTCCTCGCCGTTGCACGCGAGGCCGGTGTGGACTTCACCCTGCGGGATGTGCAGGCCATCTGCCGGGAGGTGCCCGTGCTGTGCAGCTTCGCACCACGCGGACGCGGCACCATGGTCGATCTGCATCGCCTCGGTGGCACCTCCATGCTCCTGAAGCACCTGCTCGATGCCGGATTGCTCGATGGCTCCTGCCTCACCGTCACAGGCTGCACTTTGGCCGAAAATCTCGCCAGTGCCAAAGCGGTGCCTTTTCCGAATGACCTCATCGCCCCGCTCGATCGGCCTTTCAAAGAATACGCCGACATCCAGGTCTGCTTTGGCAACATCGCACCTCACGGCATGGTCTTTAAAGTCTCCTCTCTCAAAGAACCGCGCTTCAAAGGCCGCGCCATCTGCTTTGAGAGCAGCAAAGGCGTCTTCGAAGCCGCCGCACAGGGCCGCATCCAGCCTGGGCACATCGTCATCATCCGTGGCAGCGGTCCCGTCGCCCTCGGTATGCCAGAGATGCACGTCGCTAGTGCTGCGCTCGCCGTGCCAGAGCTCTATGGCAAAGTCGCACTCATCACCGATGGTCGCGTCTCCGGCGTCTCCGCAGGTGCTGTGGGTGTGCATTGCACCCCAGAGGCCGTCCTCGGGGGCCCCATCGCCCAGGTGCAGGATGATGACGAGATCGAGTTCGATCTACTCGCAGGCACCATCGAAGTGAAGGCAGACCTCACCGCACGAAAAGTCACCGCACAGCAGGTGCAGCATCCCTTTGGCTACCTCGCAGACTTCGCCACCACCGTCTCCCAGGCTCACGAAGGCTGTGTATCGAAGTGGACGCTCACACGCCCACTTTGAGGCTCACAGCGGCAGCACGCAGCGCCTCTTTTTTCTCCATCTCTCGCAAATCCTGTCCTACAAAGCGCAGGCTCAAGACACACACTCCCTGCAACCACTCCGTAGCCCCGTGGTTCAGCCTGTCAGACATGAAAAAAGCTCTCCTGCTCCTCCTTGCCACTGTGGCGTCTGCTCAAGACGCCGCTGACACCGCCTTTCAGAAATACGATGCGGATCGCGACGGCAAAGTCACACCCGCAGAACTGCCGCAAAAGCCCATCTTCAAGCGCTTTGACCTCAACAGCGACGGCTACATCACGCTCGAAGAAACCCGCAGCATCATGGGCGGCACCGAATCCGCCACCAGCGTCCCCACCGACCTCAAGCAGGGCAAAAAGCTCTGGCAGCGCCTCGATAAAAACACCGATGGCAAGCTCACCCGTGACGAAGTGCCCAATGCCGCCCTCTTTGCCAGATTCGACCTCAATGCCGATGGCACCATCACGCAGGAGGAAGGCAAACAAGCCATCGCAAAGGCCATCTCGCCCGCAGCACCCAGCGCAGCTCCCGCAGCTCCCGCAGCCCCCATCGTCACCTCCGGCCCGCAAGTGCTCAAGGCCACCCAGCACGGCATCGGCCGCCAAATCGACGATTTAGCCTTCACCGACCTCCAAGGCACTCCCCATCGCCTCAGTGAGTTTCAGGCCACCGTCATCGCCATGACCAGCGCCACCTGCCCTGTGAGCAAAAAATACCTCCACAGCCTCTCCAGGCTCCAAAAAGAGCTCCAGGCAGAAAAAATCACCCTCATCCTCCTCAATCCCTTCGCCAGCGAGAGCACCGCAGACATCCAATCCCAGCTCACCGAAGCACAAATCACCTCCATCTACATCCACGACACCGAAAAGGCCCTCGCAGCCGCCTTGGATGCCCAGACCACCACCGAGGTCTTCCTCCTCGATGCCAAACGCACGCTCATCTATCGCGGCGCACTCAATGACCAATACGGCATCGACTTCAGCCATGACACACCCCGCAGCAGCTACCTGCGTGATGCCATCACCGCCATGCTCACCGGCCAGCGCCCCCTCATCGCCGCCACCACCGCACCCGGCTGCGAACTCGATCTCAAACCCAACAACCAACAACAAGGAACCAAGAACAAAGAACCCACCATCACCTACCACCGCGACATCGCCCGCATCCTCCAGCAAAACTGCATCACCTGCCACCGCGACAGCGGCATCGCCCCCTTCGCCTTGGACGACATCGCAGAGGTCACCGACCGCGCCAAAGTCATCCGCCGAGTCATCACGGAGGGCACCATGCCTCCGTGGTTCGCCGCAGCCACGCCTGAGGGCAAAGCCAGCCCCTGGGCGAATGATTGCAGCCTCTCCACTCGCGATAAAACCGATCTCATCACTTGGCTCGACAGCCCAGACCGCCCCCTCGGTGACGCTGTGGATGCCCCCACACCGCTTCACTTTGAAGACGAATGGACCATCGGAAAACCCGACCTCATCGTGCAAATACCCCGCCCCGTCGCCATCAAGGCGGAAGGCTACATGCCCTATCAATTCCTCACCACCCAGACCACCCTCACCGAGGACAAATGGGTGCGTGGTTACGAAATCATCCCCACGGATCGCAGCGTCGTCCACCACGTCATCGTGAACGTGCACAAGAAAGACGGCGGCAAAATCCGCGACCGCGATGAAGGCAGCAGCGGCTACTGGGCCGCCTACGTCCCTGGAAATGCCTCTAAAGTCTATCCCACTGGCTTTGCCCGCAAACTCCCCGCCGGCAGCACCATCAGCTTTCAGATTCACTACACCCCCAGTGGCAAGGCCACCCAGGATCAGCTCCGCATGGGCCTCCTCTTTGCCCAGAGCGAGCCACGCTACATCATCGAAACCCTCGCCGTGCCCAAGCGCCCGCTCAACATCCCCGCCGGAGCTGCCGACCACCAAGAAACCCTCACCAAAGTCGTCCCCACCGATCTCAATGTCCTCGGCTACATGGCCCACATGCATATACGCGGCAAAGCCTTCAAATACGAGCTCATCACCGCCAGCGGCACCGAGACCCTGCTCGACATCCCTCGCTACGACTTCAACTGGCAACTCCGCTACGACCTCGCTCAGCCCAAATTCCTCCCCCGTGGCACCCAGCTCAAAATCACCGCTCACTTTGACAACAGCGCCGCCAATCAAGCCAACCCCGATCCCACCAAAACCGTCCACTGGGGCCCGCAAACCTACGACGAAATGATGATCGGCTACTTAGAGACCTTTCGGCCACTGGAGAGCACGAGCGCGGAGTAAGCTCGCTCCGACACGCCTCCATCCGCATGAGAATCCGGCTCCACTGCTGAAAAGCCGCGAAGGCATACCCTGCGGCAGCGTATTCTCAGGATGAGATACCTCCTGCGCCTACTCCTCAGCTCGGTTTCAGCTCTCGCGGTCCAAATCGCCCCCTTCCGGGCCGATGTCACGCCACCGGTCGGTGCACCTCTCTGCGGGGGGCTCGTCAAACCCGCCGTCGGTGTCAGTGAGCCGCTGCTGGCACTCGGCATCGTGCTTTTGAGTGAGCAAAAACCGGTCGTGCTTTGCGCGGTGGATTTCTGTGAGATTCGCGGTGCAGATCATCACTACTGGCGGGAGGTTTTGGCCAAGGCCGCAGGCACGACGGCAGAGCGTGTGGCGCTGCACTCACTCCACCAGCACAATGCGCCGCTGGTGGATCAGGCCGCACAGCGGCTCCTGCCCGAGATCGGCATCATCGAAGCCGTAGCCACGGAAAAAGCAATCACAGGCATCGCCAGCAGCATCACCACCGCATTGAAGACGCCGCAGCACGTCACACACATCACCACGGGCGAGGCCCCAGTGCTGGAAGTGGCCGGCAATCGCCGCGTGCAGGTCATCGACGGCAAAGTGGGCAAGATGCGTGGTAGTGGCTCCAGAGATCCTGTGCTGCGTGCGCTGCCAGAGGGGCTCATTGATCCCCAACTCAAAACCATCGCCTTTTGGGATAATGACAAAAAACTCGCCGTGCTGCACTACTACGCCACGCATCCCATGAGCTACTACGGTGATGGCATCGTGAGCCATGACTTCGCAGGCATCGCACGCGAGCGGCGCACCCAGGAGGATGGGGTGCCGCACATCTACTTCACCGGCTGCGGGGGCAATATCGGCGCGGGCAAATACAACGACGGCACGCCGCCGATGCGCCCCCTGCTCGCAGGCCGCATCCACGCGGCGATGGTGGAGTCCGAGAAAAACGTGAAGCGTGTGCCTCTGACCCAGATCGCATGGCGACATGTGCCAGTCGTGTTGCAGCCCGATCCCGAATTCCCGGAGGAACGCGTGATGAAAGTGATGCAAAACTCCGCCACTTCGTCCTCGCAACGCATCGCTGCAGCCCTGCGGATCGGCTTCATCCGTCACCGCAAGCCTATCCCCTTCACCAGTCTGCATCTCGGTGAGGATGTCTGCCTGCTGCACCTGCCTGGAGAGAGCTTTGTCGAGTATCAGCTCTTTGCCCAGGAGCAGCGTCCGGGCGGCTTCATCTGCACCGCGAGCTACGGTGATGGTGTGACGGGCTACATCCCACTGGAGCGATCTTTTGCCGAAGGCGGCTACGAGCCCACACAGGCCTACGCAGCCCCTGATTCGGAAAAAATGATGAAACAGACCATCTCGGACCTTTTGAAGAAATGACCATGAAACACCTCCTCCTCGCTCTCCTCCTCACTGGCACCACCTGGGCCCAAGACAGCCTCAAACAGCTCCGCGCTGGCATCGTAGGACTCGATACCTCCCACGTCCCCGCTTTCACGAAGCTCTTCAACAAAGGCGAGAAGGAGGGAGAACTGGCCGGCATCCGAGTCACCACAGGCTACACCGGCGGCACCGACATGCCCGCTAGCGCCACACGGAAAGAGAAGTTCACGCAGCAACTCCGCGACATGGGCGTGGAGATTGTCGATACCATCCCGAAGCTGCTCGCCCAAGTCGATGTCGTGCTGCTCGAGAGCGTAGATGGCCGCATCCATCTCCAGGAGGCACGGGAGATTTTCGAGGCAGGCAAACCGGTCTTCATCGACAAGCCACTCGCTGGCACGCTCGCAGAGGCCATCGCCATCACAGAGCTCGCGCAGAAGCATGGCGTGGCATTTTTCAGCAGTTCCTCTTCACGCTTCGGACCTGAGATGATGGCACTGCGTGGCAATGCTGAAATCGGCGACATACTCGGTGCCGCGACGTGGGGCCCCTGCTCGTATCAGGAAGGCACGCCGGACTTTTTCTTCTACGGCATCCATGGTGTGGAGGCGCTCTACACGCTCATGGGCACGGGTTGCGAGACCGTTTCACGGGTCAAAGCTGGCAATCATGATGTGGCGACGGGTGTGTGGAAAGATGGCCGCGTCGGTGCCTATCGCGGCATCGTCAAGGGCAAGGCAGACTTCGGAGCCGTCGCCTACGGCAGCAAGAGCATCGGCCAAGCTGCGAAAGCGGTGAGCTATGAGGGCCTATGCCGCCAGATCGGCAAATTCTTCCGCAGTGGGCAGGCCCCCGTCAGCGCAGCGGAGACGATCGAGATCTTTACCTTCATGGAAGCCGCGGATGAAAGCCTGCGCCAAGGCGGCAAGCCCGTCGCACTGGCAGAAGTGCTCGCGAAGGCTAAAGCTGAAGCTGCCAAGCTGCTCCAGAAGTAAGCATGCGTGCCGCCTACGCCATCCTACTGCTTTTTCCGCCCACCGGCTCGCGGCGGAAAGCGTGAGCTACAATCGCGATGTGCGTCCCATCCTCGCGGCGAAGTGTTTTGCCTGCCACGGACCCGATGAGGACAAACGTGAGGCGGATCTGCGTCTCGATGTGCCTGGTGAGCACTTTGACGGCAAAGAAATCATCCACCGCATCACCACCACGGATGCGGACGAGGTGATGCCACCGCGCACCTCGCCCAAGCCGCTCACACGCCAGGAAAAAAGCATCCTGAAGCAATGGATCGACTCTGGGGCCAAGTATGAGCAGCACTGGGCTTTCCGGCCCATCACTCACCCCGTCGCACCGACAGGCATCGACGGCTTGATCCGTGCTGAATTGCAAAAACACGGCCTCCAGCCCGCCCCGCGTGCAGATGCCACCACACTCATCCGCCGCCTCTATCTCGACCTCATTGGCCTACCACCGCCAGCGAGCCTTTCCATCCCAGCGAGGCCCCACGGACGGAGCCTACGCTGCCCTCGTCGATCAGCTCCTCGCCGATCCACGCTTTGGCGAGCGCTGGGGCCGCCATTGGCTCGATATGGCACGCTACGCAGACTCGAATGGCTTCCTCGGCGATGGTCTGCGCCCCAATGCCTATCGCTACCGCGACTGGGTGATCCAGGCCTTCAATGACGACATGCCTTTCGATCAATTCACCATCGCACAGATTGCGGGTGATCTCACATCAGCGCCCGCAGGCACCGGCTTTCATCGCAATGCCGCTCTCAATACCGAAGCCGGCGTGGATAAGGAAGAAGCACGCTACCAAAACCTCGTCGATCGCGTCAATACCACCGCTCGCGTCTGGATGGGCCTCACCGTCGGCTGTGCGCAGTGCCACACGCACAAATATGACCCGATCACCATCCGCGACTACTACAGCTTCTACGCCTTCTTTGATAACACCGAGGACCGCGAGGATGCGAGGACCAAGGCCCCACTGCTTGCAGAGGTCAGCAAAGACCGCCGCCAGACCTATGTGCACATGGCGGGCGACTACACACGGCGCGGGCCCGATGTGGTGCCTGCCACACTCTCCGCGCTGCCTTCACCATCTGGCCCCACTCGGCTCGATCTCGCCAAGTGGCTCGTCTCACCGCAGAATCCACTCACGGCTCGCGTGGCGGTGAATCACCTCTGGAGCAAGCTCTTCGGCTACGGCCTCGTGCGCACGCCGGATGACTTCGGCACCAGTGGCGAGTCTCCCAGCCACCCAGAGCTGCTCGACTGGCTGGCCTCCGACTTCATGCGGCACGGCTGGAGCCGCAAGCATCTCATCAAGCGCATCGTGATGAGCGAAACGTATCGACAGAGCAGCGCAGTGCCCGACTCTCACCTCTTGGCACTCCGCACTGAGCTTGATCCACTGAACAAGCTCCTCTCGCATCAAAACCGCATCCGATTGGATGCCGAAATCCTGCGTGATTCCGCGCTCGCTGTCAGCGGCCTGTTGAAACCTACCATCGGCGGCCCCAGCTTCCGCCCGCCGTTGCCCGAGGACGTTTTCGATGTCGGCCGCTCGTCGAACTGGCAGGCCAGCCCCGGCGATGAAATCTACCGACGCAGCCTCTACATCATCACGCTGCGCAGTGTCTTGTATCCCACGCTCACCACTTTCGATGCACCGGATGCGGCGGATGCCTGTGTGCGCCGCGAGCGCTCCAATACGCCGCTACAAGCCCTCACCATGATGAACGACAGCGTCTTCGTCGAAGCCGCCCAAGCCCTGGCGCTGCGAGCACTGCGTGAGAGCAGCGATGCGCTCCCGCACCTCTTCCGCCTTGTCTTGAACCGTTCCCCGCGCCCCGAGGAGCTACAGCGCCTACAAGCCTTTCACCGCGACCAAAAAGCTCGCGTGCAAAACGGCGGCAGCGCTGCGCTCCGCGTGCTCGGCACACATGAAAAAGGCTTGTCCGCAGGCAGCGCCATCGAGGCCGCCACCCTCGTCGCGACCGCACGCGTGTTGATGAATCTCGATGAGTTCATCAATCGCGAGTGAGGTGCCCCA
The sequence above is drawn from the Verrucomicrobiaceae bacterium genome and encodes:
- a CDS encoding glycosyltransferase translates to MSVTEQIDGRWLLRAGSWVPRGVVSPIPSRITIPCVLLGCELGIDRRPTQRWMELLRQNGGVFRPHEMPPMHSLWLSDAAAAAHDLPSEMSEMVTYALAHGWPVFRHAALDVCRDERLRVLQAITSLQRGGAERLALNLHEWLPRHDVASVLLTLGTAGRATFPVPADVIARQTPPDAVIRSEEIHRALRETGADVLHGHLIDGDTLSRVDAAVPMMVTFHNQRLGWPEEIEKLTTRPKTLLLGCSQAVTDEMEAYFPQMQVRTVWNGISPPTPHAHEKGDRLRIAAVANPRPQKRLPMLMDVLALLPGARLSIAGEASTRHPDAQREVELCREKSRQYGREADVEWLGAVEDIPCLLARVDVFVSTSLHEGMSLAQLEAVACGVPVVCTDVGGASDIARRHPGMMRILPVDATTADFAAAIREMAPQRRSSGSLAPDFTAEVMAARHAFLAHAMLIASEKPRCGLMLVTNHFFTGGAQSSARRLLRHIGIPARAVVLQEPEASPGSESLRAAGIEVLSLSPTGTCDAAVALRPLLQDLAARPPQLVLFWNVIPEYKILLAEAMHRISVLDVSPGEMFFTSLERYFYRPRPGWPDQDAAAYGQRLSAVIVKHESELVQAKATLRCPVVRHIPNGVPLRSFQTEPEGTEWTLGTAARLHPHKRIEDLIAAFRQVHAQCPQARLRIAGGPDGGQEAYAEALRVTAQDLPIEWCGELSELGAFHDSVCLFVMISEPAGCPNASLEAMASSLPIIATDVGGAREQIEHGVNGLLVPARDDAALATAMLTLLHDAEKRASMRKAAHERAGRLFSIERMVADYRRVCDLE
- a CDS encoding SUMF1/EgtB/PvdO family nonheme iron enzyme encodes the protein MRSALFLLLTALSLHAQTPPPTLRLDLGAGVSLEMMLVRAGTFQMGSTAPEVGREPDEGPLRSVTLTSDFYIGKYPVTRGQFAAFARSTSFRTEAEKGQSGGFGVENGKLVQKKFYSWKNAGFPQTDEHPVVIVSAEDAQFFCQWIERKTRRACSLPTEAQWEYACRAGSAGALYAEPVNEVAWFRANSDGQTYPVGQKKPNAWGLYDCYGPVWQWCADWYAPYSSGSSTDPLQRNRNLSDKPRMVLRGGSCLSDVSHSRSAERYRNDPRSRNADNGFRIVCSVVERPKLVSTASKTKTMTPRSTIASQSASTVSPSPTSFPRTQPSSSRSHSYASSSGPSGGGLGIFSLLPLGGVALVAYKFLKSMGGFSGGHRAGLDALSPDEVADHFGNGPPPLPQRFSFRMADSGFYIIGPAEAVGDVIEYTADIGSRVIVDQVTFTPGPEGQFIFTGERPHSVRVQTTGGQRLIHPGGRHARGAACRLLSR
- a CDS encoding DUF1549 domain-containing protein, with the translated sequence MSYNRDVRPILAAKCFACHGPDEDKREADLRLDVPGEHFDGKEIIHRITTTDADEVMPPRTSPKPLTRQEKSILKQWIDSGAKYEQHWAFRPITHPVAPTGIDGLIRAELQKHGLQPAPRADATTLIRRLYLDLIGLPPPASLSIPARPHGRSLRCPRRSAPRRSTLWRALGPPLARYGTLRRLEWLPRRWSAPQCLSLPRLGDPGLQ
- a CDS encoding Gfo/Idh/MocA family oxidoreductase translates to MVGLDTSHVPAFTKLFNKGEKEGELAGIRVTTGYTGGTDMPASATRKEKFTQQLRDMGVEIVDTIPKLLAQVDVVLLESVDGRIHLQEAREIFEAGKPVFIDKPLAGTLAEAIAITELAQKHGVAFFSSSSSRFGPEMMALRGNAEIGDILGAATWGPCSYQEGTPDFFFYGIHGVEALYTLMGTGCETVSRVKAGNHDVATGVWKDGRVGAYRGIVKGKADFGAVAYGSKSIGQAAKAVSYEGLCRQIGKFFRSGQAPVSAAETIEIFTFMEAADESLRQGGKPVALAEVLAKAKAEAAKLLQK
- a CDS encoding dihydroxy-acid dehydratase: MADSSSLNWNSHNVTRGWQRGITAFFWGLGFKEEDFQKAQIGIATPLLDGNICNVHSHELAKLIAQGCADAGMIGFPFGVSPASDNITQGNIGGAASLCSRNLMANGAEMVCTAHSYDAMIGLHHCDKNGPAFAMALARMNFPGLIVNGGSIMPGCHKGQSTSILDVYDAAAKEAQGTMSWDESEQIIRTACPGPGGCGIAASFNTWGITLEAMGLSLPDTSSMPAIEAGKREECLRVGMAMRNLLEKNIRPRDIITKQSLRNAMSAIAAIGGSTNGVLHLLAVAREAGVDFTLRDVQAICREVPVLCSFAPRGRGTMVDLHRLGGTSMLLKHLLDAGLLDGSCLTVTGCTLAENLASAKAVPFPNDLIAPLDRPFKEYADIQVCFGNIAPHGMVFKVSSLKEPRFKGRAICFESSKGVFEAAAQGRIQPGHIVIIRGSGPVALGMPEMHVASAALAVPELYGKVALITDGRVSGVSAGAVGVHCTPEAVLGGPIAQVQDDDEIEFDLLAGTIEVKADLTARKVTAQQVQHPFGYLADFATTVSQAHEGCVSKWTLTRPL
- a CDS encoding EF-hand domain-containing protein, whose translation is MKKALLLLLATVASAQDAADTAFQKYDADRDGKVTPAELPQKPIFKRFDLNSDGYITLEETRSIMGGTESATSVPTDLKQGKKLWQRLDKNTDGKLTRDEVPNAALFARFDLNADGTITQEEGKQAIAKAISPAAPSAAPAAPAAPIVTSGPQVLKATQHGIGRQIDDLAFTDLQGTPHRLSEFQATVIAMTSATCPVSKKYLHSLSRLQKELQAEKITLILLNPFASESTADIQSQLTEAQITSIYIHDTEKALAAALDAQTTTEVFLLDAKRTLIYRGALNDQYGIDFSHDTPRSSYLRDAITAMLTGQRPLIAATTAPGCELDLKPNNQQQGTKNKEPTITYHRDIARILQQNCITCHRDSGIAPFALDDIAEVTDRAKVIRRVITEGTMPPWFAAATPEGKASPWANDCSLSTRDKTDLITWLDSPDRPLGDAVDAPTPLHFEDEWTIGKPDLIVQIPRPVAIKAEGYMPYQFLTTQTTLTEDKWVRGYEIIPTDRSVVHHVIVNVHKKDGGKIRDRDEGSSGYWAAYVPGNASKVYPTGFARKLPAGSTISFQIHYTPSGKATQDQLRMGLLFAQSEPRYIIETLAVPKRPLNIPAGAADHQETLTKVVPTDLNVLGYMAHMHIRGKAFKYELITASGTETLLDIPRYDFNWQLRYDLAQPKFLPRGTQLKITAHFDNSAANQANPDPTKTVHWGPQTYDEMMIGYLETFRPLESTSAE